A stretch of Cellulosilyticum sp. I15G10I2 DNA encodes these proteins:
- the rnc gene encoding ribonuclease III, producing MQKKANKLPNGSLLESMQDKINYHFKKSDVLKQSLTHSSYANEHRNHSLKDNERLEFLGDAILDLIISEYLFSKHPEMPEGDLSKIRASIVCEASLAKIARFIELGKYILLGKGEEMTGGRERASILADAFEALTGAIFLDGGFEEAKLFLGRTLISQVEQVTSIEDLYTDYKTLLQENIQKESNKLIIYEVVGEEGPDHDKNFYVEVYHDTICLGKGIGKSKKEAEQDSAKKALNNLKN from the coding sequence ATGCAAAAAAAAGCAAATAAACTGCCTAATGGTTCGTTGCTTGAGAGTATGCAAGATAAGATAAATTATCATTTTAAAAAGAGTGATGTATTAAAGCAGTCTCTTACTCATAGTTCCTATGCAAATGAGCATAGAAATCACTCCCTTAAAGATAATGAAAGGTTAGAATTTCTGGGGGATGCTATATTGGATTTGATTATTAGTGAGTATCTATTTAGTAAACACCCTGAAATGCCAGAAGGAGATCTATCTAAGATTAGAGCAAGTATTGTATGCGAGGCATCTTTAGCGAAAATTGCCAGATTTATTGAATTGGGAAAATATATACTTCTTGGTAAAGGAGAAGAAATGACAGGTGGAAGAGAGAGGGCTTCTATTTTAGCAGATGCTTTTGAGGCGCTTACAGGTGCTATATTTTTAGATGGCGGATTTGAGGAAGCTAAACTTTTTTTAGGAAGGACCTTGATTAGTCAGGTGGAACAAGTTACTTCCATAGAAGATTTATATACAGATTATAAAACGCTTCTTCAAGAAAACATACAAAAAGAAAGCAACAAACTCATAATTTATGAGGTGGTAGGTGAAGAGGGGCCGGATCATGACAAAAACTTTTATGTTGAAGTATATCATGATACAATATGTTTAGGAAAAGGCATTGGAAAAAGTAAAAAAGAAGCTGAGCAAGATTCAGCTAAGAAGGCCCTAAATAATTTGAAAAATTGA
- the smc gene encoding chromosome segregation protein SMC — protein sequence MYLDRIEIHGFKSFGNAIKINVPKGITGVIGPNGSGKSNVADAIRWVLGEQSAKSLRGSKMEDIIFAGTEKRKSLGYAEVAMHIKNDDEAMSIDYREVNIKRRVYRSGESEYFINGSSCRLKDVQELFMDTGVGKEGYSIIGQGQIDRVLSSKPEERRTLFEEAAGIYKYKIRRLEAEKKLDKQRENLTRINDIIVEIASRLDPLALEAEKTQEYLQLKEKLKQVEINLFINEIDRLEKELKKLSEDISNVGVQISEISVNRQQLTEKNSLYKQQKNELFSAIEELVSHASEFDKEQEKKHSQIEINSEKVINIEKLLAQIEKDKSNTQTDNQNKLDKLNLLQSKKIGFEIEKASRQNMITEEIQQLDEVSKLLAAIEESMDASKQELYNKIREIDLLKAQIQNNDELEAQQEYRILQMSEHIASLNSEIQHQEVAVKVLEKNKIEIKLQLEKNEEVLGQIEQHKNELIETKAVQEKALVTVRQNYVQAERQLKWLEQIKEDHEGYYGSVKQVLKITSSEPSKWQGVVGVVGELLEVPKEYETAIVTALGASIQYIVTKTEEDAKDMISLMKKRGISRATFLPKDTVTKSAPIKDTGIFNEQGFLGLGSDVISYDLLYSGIISSLLGRIIIVDNIKNASQIAKKYHYKYKLVTLDGEVFNSGGSLSGGSVKNQSNNIFSRNREMKDLKQKIVQYNFEIGQLEESLTFLNEKLKTVYEKWDGIHNITSNLENQQKDIALEFEKLVQTIKLKKNTQLQIITEKNTLEDALDALKIGKQRIKDKLEVLEENISDDKSSILILEEQLIHIKEEKEQITRDLTQRKIELSTTEQNLIHISEQVQELKNMLDNQDEKYSQIEKTIKDYLREKEILLDNNKLIKQEIGVLEEKILECHIKRKEYDARKIILENEEIEIEEAAAKSLEQLDSLKEEKYRLENKKQSLEIQKQSWGNTMWEQYEMTYNNSLSYKKDLGNTSELKKYVADIKAKVRQIGHVNVNAVEEYSETKTRYEFLSSQKEDIERAEIALLEMIKSLTLKMQDIFKEQFEKIAFNFTQVFRELFGGGEAYLQFSDTSNILESGIEIIAKPPGKKLQNMSLLSGGERTLTAISLLFGILKLKPSPFCVLDEIESALDDANVLRFAEYLHRLSDETQFIVITHRKGTMERAHTLYGVTMQERGVSTVLSIQLEDATAYLDQKKTS from the coding sequence ATGTATCTAGATAGGATAGAGATACATGGCTTTAAATCATTTGGGAATGCCATAAAGATTAATGTGCCCAAGGGTATTACAGGGGTTATTGGACCAAATGGTAGTGGAAAAAGTAATGTTGCAGATGCTATTAGATGGGTACTTGGAGAGCAAAGTGCCAAAAGTTTACGTGGCAGTAAAATGGAAGATATTATATTTGCGGGAACGGAAAAGCGAAAGTCCTTAGGATATGCTGAAGTAGCTATGCATATTAAAAATGATGATGAAGCAATGTCTATTGATTACAGAGAAGTAAATATTAAAAGGAGAGTATACCGTTCGGGTGAAAGTGAGTATTTTATTAACGGCAGTTCGTGTAGGTTAAAAGATGTACAGGAATTATTCATGGACACTGGAGTTGGGAAAGAGGGTTACTCGATTATTGGACAAGGGCAAATAGACAGAGTACTTAGCTCCAAACCAGAAGAAAGAAGAACACTGTTTGAAGAAGCGGCAGGAATCTATAAATATAAAATAAGACGTTTAGAAGCTGAAAAAAAACTCGATAAGCAAAGAGAGAACTTGACACGTATTAATGATATTATTGTTGAAATTGCATCAAGGCTTGACCCGCTGGCACTAGAGGCAGAGAAAACTCAAGAGTATCTTCAGCTTAAAGAAAAGCTTAAGCAAGTTGAAATAAATCTTTTTATTAATGAAATTGACAGGCTGGAGAAAGAATTAAAAAAATTATCAGAAGATATTTCAAATGTTGGAGTTCAGATTAGTGAAATTAGTGTAAATAGGCAGCAACTTACAGAAAAAAATTCTTTATACAAACAGCAAAAAAATGAGTTATTTAGTGCCATAGAAGAACTTGTAAGTCATGCGTCAGAGTTTGATAAGGAACAAGAGAAAAAACATAGCCAAATAGAAATAAATTCTGAAAAAGTTATTAATATTGAAAAACTTCTGGCGCAAATTGAAAAAGATAAGAGTAATACGCAAACTGATAATCAAAATAAATTAGATAAACTTAATTTGCTTCAGTCTAAAAAGATTGGGTTTGAAATAGAAAAAGCATCACGACAAAATATGATAACAGAAGAAATACAGCAGTTGGATGAAGTATCTAAATTATTAGCTGCAATTGAAGAAAGTATGGATGCGTCTAAACAAGAACTATATAATAAAATAAGAGAAATTGACTTATTAAAAGCGCAAATTCAAAATAACGATGAGCTAGAAGCACAGCAAGAGTATCGTATTTTACAAATGTCAGAACATATAGCAAGTTTAAACAGCGAAATTCAACATCAAGAGGTTGCTGTTAAGGTACTTGAGAAAAATAAAATAGAAATTAAACTGCAGTTAGAAAAAAATGAAGAAGTATTAGGGCAAATAGAGCAGCATAAAAACGAACTTATAGAGACTAAAGCTGTTCAAGAAAAGGCCCTGGTAACAGTGCGTCAAAACTATGTACAAGCCGAAAGACAATTAAAATGGTTAGAGCAGATTAAAGAAGATCACGAGGGATACTATGGTAGTGTAAAACAGGTTTTAAAGATAACCAGTTCAGAACCGTCAAAGTGGCAGGGCGTGGTAGGTGTAGTAGGAGAATTATTAGAAGTACCAAAGGAATATGAGACAGCTATTGTTACTGCATTAGGTGCTTCTATTCAATACATAGTTACAAAAACAGAAGAAGATGCAAAGGATATGATTTCACTCATGAAAAAAAGAGGGATTTCGAGAGCAACGTTTCTTCCTAAAGATACTGTAACTAAGTCAGCCCCTATTAAAGATACAGGTATTTTTAATGAACAAGGGTTTTTAGGTCTAGGAAGTGATGTCATATCCTATGATCTATTGTACAGTGGTATTATCTCATCGTTATTAGGCAGAATTATTATAGTGGATAATATAAAAAATGCATCACAAATAGCTAAGAAGTATCATTATAAGTATAAACTAGTTACATTAGATGGAGAAGTATTTAATAGTGGAGGTTCACTTAGTGGAGGAAGCGTAAAAAACCAAAGTAATAATATATTTTCTCGTAATAGAGAAATGAAAGATCTAAAGCAAAAGATAGTTCAGTATAATTTTGAGATAGGGCAGTTAGAAGAATCATTAACCTTTTTAAATGAAAAATTAAAAACTGTTTATGAAAAATGGGATGGTATTCATAATATAACATCAAATTTGGAAAATCAACAAAAAGATATTGCACTTGAATTTGAAAAGCTTGTTCAAACAATAAAACTTAAGAAAAATACGCAGCTACAGATTATAACAGAAAAAAACACACTGGAAGATGCTTTAGATGCGTTAAAAATAGGTAAACAAAGGATAAAGGATAAGTTAGAAGTATTAGAAGAAAATATAAGTGATGATAAAAGCTCAATACTAATACTAGAAGAACAGCTTATTCATATTAAAGAAGAAAAAGAGCAAATTACAAGGGATTTGACGCAAAGAAAAATTGAATTATCAACAACTGAACAGAATCTTATCCATATTAGTGAGCAGGTCCAAGAACTTAAAAATATGCTTGATAACCAAGATGAAAAATATAGTCAAATAGAAAAGACAATTAAGGACTATCTCAGAGAGAAAGAAATTTTGTTAGACAATAATAAACTAATCAAACAAGAAATTGGTGTATTAGAGGAAAAAATATTAGAGTGTCATATAAAACGTAAAGAATATGATGCGAGGAAGATTATTCTTGAAAATGAAGAAATAGAAATAGAAGAAGCAGCAGCAAAATCTTTAGAGCAACTTGATAGTTTAAAAGAAGAGAAATATCGGTTGGAAAATAAGAAGCAAAGTTTAGAGATACAAAAGCAAAGTTGGGGCAATACAATGTGGGAACAATATGAAATGACCTACAATAACAGTCTTAGCTATAAAAAAGATCTCGGAAATACTTCAGAACTAAAAAAATATGTGGCAGATATTAAAGCAAAGGTAAGACAAATTGGTCATGTTAATGTTAACGCAGTTGAAGAATACAGTGAGACAAAAACGCGGTATGAATTTTTGAGTTCACAAAAAGAAGATATTGAAAGGGCAGAAATTGCGCTGCTTGAGATGATTAAAAGTTTAACCCTTAAGATGCAGGACATCTTTAAGGAGCAGTTTGAAAAGATTGCTTTTAATTTTACGCAAGTTTTTAGAGAGTTATTTGGAGGAGGCGAAGCCTACTTGCAGTTTAGTGATACAAGTAATATTTTGGAATCAGGGATTGAAATTATCGCTAAACCTCCAGGTAAAAAATTGCAGAATATGAGTTTGCTCTCAGGGGGAGAAAGAACATTAACTGCTATTTCATTGCTTTTTGGTATTTTAAAATTAAAACCTTCACCATTTTGTGTGCTAGATGAGATCGAATCTGCATTAGACGATGCCAACGTTTTACGCTTTGCAGAATATCTTCACCGACTTTCAGATGAGACACAGTTTATTGTGATTACACATAGAAAAGGGACTATGGAAAGAGCACATACATTATATGGGGTGACAATGCAAGAAAGAGGTGTTTCCACAGTATTATCGATTCAACTAGAAGATGCAACGGCATACTTAGACCAAAAGAAAACAAGCTAG
- the ftsY gene encoding signal recognition particle-docking protein FtsY: MKKDGFIKKLFSGLSKTRDHILKGVDEVLGAFKQIDEELYEELEEVLIMADFGVETTLKIMEELKQTVKQKRLTEPAELKEALQDIITQLLIKEPSDEILRSEEPSVILVIGVNGAGKTTSIGKLAHLFKQNHKKVLLAAADTFRAAAIEQLQIWANRASVELIKHEEGSDAAAVVFDAISAAKSRKSDVLICDTAGRLQNKTNLMKELEKISRIIEREYPEAQKEILIVLDATTGQNALQQVKLFKEVANINGIILTKLDGTAKGGAIVAIHSLLKVPVKYIGVGETIEDLQPFDAQAFAKALFKSE; encoded by the coding sequence GTGAAAAAAGATGGTTTTATTAAAAAGCTTTTTTCAGGGCTTAGCAAAACGAGAGATCATATTTTAAAAGGTGTAGATGAGGTACTTGGGGCTTTTAAGCAGATAGATGAAGAGCTCTATGAGGAACTCGAAGAAGTACTTATTATGGCAGATTTTGGTGTAGAAACAACCTTGAAAATTATGGAAGAACTTAAACAAACTGTTAAACAAAAAAGACTCACTGAACCCGCTGAACTTAAAGAAGCTTTACAGGATATCATTACGCAGTTACTTATTAAAGAGCCTTCTGACGAAATTTTAAGAAGCGAGGAACCAAGTGTAATATTAGTTATTGGCGTAAATGGAGCAGGAAAAACTACCAGTATAGGGAAATTAGCTCATTTGTTTAAGCAAAACCATAAAAAGGTATTATTAGCTGCTGCAGATACATTTAGAGCGGCGGCTATTGAACAATTACAAATATGGGCTAATAGAGCGAGTGTTGAACTTATAAAACATGAAGAAGGATCTGACGCGGCAGCAGTAGTTTTTGATGCAATTTCGGCAGCTAAGTCGCGAAAAAGTGATGTACTCATCTGTGATACGGCTGGAAGACTTCAAAATAAAACAAATCTTATGAAAGAACTTGAAAAAATATCTCGTATTATAGAAAGAGAATATCCAGAAGCACAAAAAGAAATTTTAATTGTTTTAGATGCAACAACTGGACAAAACGCACTTCAACAAGTTAAACTTTTTAAAGAAGTTGCCAATATTAATGGCATTATTTTAACAAAGTTAGATGGAACTGCAAAAGGTGGCGCTATAGTAGCTATTCATTCGTTGCTTAAAGTACCTGTAAAATATATTGGCGTAGGGGAAACAATAGAAGATCTGCAACCATTTGATGCACAAGCTTTTGCAAAGGCTTTATTTAAAAGTGAATAA
- the ylxM gene encoding YlxM family DNA-binding protein, with the protein MEKFVVITYLFDFYQELLTSKQKDLLKGYYFENFSLGELSDEHQISRQSVFDTIKKAEQKLLDYEQKLHLFSKHQEEQLTLIKIKELCENIKHTNAENNNEIQEIITLVEGLINTI; encoded by the coding sequence ATGGAAAAGTTTGTTGTGATAACTTACTTATTTGATTTTTATCAAGAGCTATTAACAAGTAAGCAGAAAGATTTACTTAAAGGATATTATTTTGAAAATTTTTCATTAGGAGAGTTATCGGACGAGCACCAAATCAGTAGACAGAGTGTTTTCGACACAATTAAAAAAGCAGAACAGAAATTACTAGATTATGAGCAAAAGTTACATTTATTTTCAAAGCATCAAGAAGAACAGCTGACCTTAATAAAAATTAAGGAATTATGCGAAAATATTAAACATACGAATGCAGAAAATAATAATGAGATACAAGAGATCATTACACTAGTAGAGGGATTAATTAATACGATTTAG
- the ffh gene encoding signal recognition particle protein — protein MPFDQLSSKLQDVFKQLKGKGKLTDKDVKLALREVKLALLEADVNFKVVKTFIKTIEERSIGQEVMESLTPGQQVIKIVNDELVNLMGTTQSKISFSPRGITTIMMVGLQGAGKTTTSAKLASLIKSQGKRPLLIACDIYRPAAIEQLIKVGKQVNVPVFSLGIDTNPVDIAKAGIDYAKENNLDVVLIDTAGRLHIDEVLMDELKNIKKEVKPQEILLVVDAMTGQDAVNVAESFDKDLGLDGVVMTKLDGDSRGGAALSIKAVTNKPIKYVGMGEKLGDLESFHPDRIASRILGMGDVLTLIEKAQQNIDEKKAKELEAKFRKAEFNFEDFLDQMQQVKNMGPISQLVGMIPGLNTAKLGDIQIDDKQMAHIEAIILSMTKAERLNPSLLNMSRKKRIAKGSGRDMQEVNRLIKQFEQMQVVMKQFSGAMKGKKGKLKFPFM, from the coding sequence ATGCCCTTTGATCAATTATCATCTAAACTGCAAGATGTTTTTAAACAATTAAAAGGTAAGGGTAAATTAACAGATAAGGATGTTAAACTTGCCTTAAGAGAGGTTAAATTAGCACTCCTTGAAGCTGATGTTAACTTTAAGGTTGTAAAAACCTTTATAAAAACAATAGAAGAACGTTCCATAGGTCAAGAGGTTATGGAAAGCTTAACGCCAGGCCAACAAGTTATTAAAATTGTAAACGATGAACTTGTTAACTTGATGGGAACTACTCAAAGTAAAATTTCATTTTCACCTAGAGGGATTACAACTATCATGATGGTTGGACTACAAGGGGCTGGTAAGACGACGACAAGTGCAAAACTTGCATCACTTATTAAATCTCAAGGAAAAAGACCTCTTCTTATAGCTTGTGACATTTATAGACCAGCAGCCATAGAACAGCTGATTAAAGTTGGTAAACAAGTTAATGTACCAGTTTTTTCATTAGGAATAGATACAAATCCAGTAGACATAGCTAAAGCAGGAATCGACTATGCCAAAGAAAACAATTTAGATGTTGTTTTAATTGATACGGCAGGGAGACTTCATATTGATGAAGTACTAATGGATGAATTAAAAAATATTAAAAAAGAAGTTAAACCTCAAGAAATACTACTTGTTGTAGATGCAATGACTGGACAAGATGCAGTTAACGTTGCAGAGTCATTTGATAAAGACCTTGGTCTTGATGGGGTTGTCATGACGAAACTGGATGGGGATAGCAGAGGCGGTGCAGCGCTATCTATTAAGGCTGTTACTAACAAACCTATTAAATATGTAGGGATGGGAGAAAAACTTGGGGATTTAGAATCTTTTCACCCAGACCGTATTGCATCACGCATATTGGGTATGGGAGATGTTTTAACACTTATAGAAAAAGCTCAGCAAAATATAGATGAAAAGAAAGCTAAAGAATTAGAAGCCAAGTTCAGAAAAGCTGAATTTAATTTTGAAGACTTTTTAGATCAGATGCAGCAAGTTAAGAATATGGGACCTATCAGTCAACTTGTAGGAATGATTCCAGGGCTGAATACAGCAAAGCTCGGTGATATACAAATAGATGACAAACAAATGGCACATATAGAAGCAATTATATTATCTATGACAAAAGCAGAGAGATTAAATCCAAGTCTTTTGAATATGTCTAGAAAAAAAAGAATTGCAAAAGGCTCAGGAAGAGATATGCAAGAAGTTAACAGACTGATTAAACAATTTGAGCAAATGCAGGTCGTTATGAAACAGTTTTCAGGAGCTATGAAAGGCAAAAAAGGCAAATTAAAATTTCCTTTTATGTAA
- the rpsP gene encoding 30S ribosomal protein S16, protein MAVKIRLKRMGQKKSPFYRIVVADSRSPRDGRFIEELGFYNPCREPNELSINQEAAQKWLGNGAQPTDTVKDLFKKAGIQM, encoded by the coding sequence ATGGCAGTAAAGATCCGTTTAAAAAGAATGGGGCAAAAAAAGTCTCCTTTCTATAGAATAGTGGTTGCAGATTCTCGTTCACCAAGAGATGGACGTTTTATTGAAGAATTAGGTTTCTACAATCCTTGTCGCGAACCTAATGAATTAAGCATCAATCAAGAAGCGGCACAAAAATGGTTGGGAAATGGTGCACAACCTACTGATACAGTAAAAGACTTATTTAAAAAAGCAGGTATTCAAATGTAA
- a CDS encoding KH domain-containing protein, producing the protein MKNLLQTIAKELVDYPDQVSVSEKEEEDKIILELKVAPEDMGKIIGKQGRIAKSIRTIVKAATVGVSKKVVIDIVE; encoded by the coding sequence ATGAAAAATTTATTACAGACCATAGCTAAAGAGTTAGTTGATTATCCAGATCAAGTTTCAGTGTCAGAAAAAGAAGAAGAAGACAAAATTATTTTAGAGCTTAAAGTAGCCCCAGAAGATATGGGTAAAATAATTGGTAAACAAGGAAGAATAGCTAAGTCTATTCGTACGATAGTCAAAGCTGCAACAGTTGGTGTAAGCAAAAAAGTTGTAATTGATATAGTTGAGTAG
- the rimM gene encoding ribosome maturation factor RimM (Essential for efficient processing of 16S rRNA): MFTVGKIVNTHGIKGELKIIPTTDDPKRFEKLKEVYIERKEMHPYKIESIRYHKNFVLMKFEGVNSLNDAELFKNASLKINREDSLPLKNDEYYISDLYDLKVITQEGRLLGRLIDIIYTGSNDVYVVKNEETEKELLIPAIKQVIKQVDLTERTMHVELLEGLEEL, translated from the coding sequence ATGTTTACAGTTGGAAAAATAGTAAATACACATGGCATTAAAGGCGAATTGAAGATTATTCCTACGACCGACGACCCTAAACGATTTGAAAAATTAAAAGAGGTTTATATTGAGAGAAAAGAAATGCATCCTTATAAAATAGAAAGTATTCGTTACCATAAAAATTTTGTATTGATGAAGTTCGAAGGCGTTAACTCATTAAATGATGCAGAGTTATTTAAAAATGCGAGTTTGAAAATTAACAGAGAAGATAGTTTGCCTCTTAAAAATGATGAATATTATATAAGTGATTTGTATGACTTAAAGGTCATTACACAAGAGGGACGGCTACTTGGAAGGCTAATAGATATTATTTATACAGGAAGTAATGACGTCTATGTTGTTAAGAATGAAGAAACAGAAAAAGAGTTACTTATTCCTGCTATTAAACAAGTGATTAAACAAGTTGATTTAACTGAAAGAACAATGCATGTTGAACTTCTAGAAGGGTTAGAGGAGTTATGA
- the trmD gene encoding tRNA (guanosine(37)-N1)-methyltransferase TrmD yields the protein MKLTIMTLFKETIDAMLAYSIVGRAKKNNYIAIEAVDIRPFANNKHLQVDDYPYGGGAGMLMMAQPIYDCYQFIKEKSTASSRRVIYVTPQGKVWNQKMAEEFSKEEEIVVLCGHYEGVDQRVIDEIVTDEISIGDYVLTGGELAALVITDSIIRLIPGVLGKEQSFEEESFSDGLLEYPQYTRPAVFRDRKVPDILLSGNHQKIAAYRKEQAIINTFHKRPDLLELADINKSERHFIDDYIKKHCKKGQDVL from the coding sequence ATGAAATTAACAATAATGACTTTGTTTAAAGAAACAATAGATGCTATGTTGGCATATAGTATAGTTGGACGTGCAAAAAAAAACAATTATATAGCTATAGAAGCAGTGGATATTAGACCATTTGCAAATAATAAACACTTGCAAGTAGATGATTATCCGTATGGTGGAGGGGCTGGCATGCTTATGATGGCACAGCCTATTTATGATTGTTATCAGTTTATTAAGGAGAAAAGTACAGCGTCATCTAGACGTGTTATTTATGTCACGCCACAAGGGAAAGTATGGAATCAAAAAATGGCGGAGGAGTTCTCAAAAGAGGAAGAAATAGTTGTTTTATGCGGTCATTATGAGGGCGTAGATCAGCGAGTAATTGACGAAATAGTAACCGATGAAATATCAATTGGTGATTATGTACTTACAGGGGGAGAACTTGCAGCACTTGTTATAACAGATAGTATTATTAGGCTTATTCCTGGGGTTTTAGGTAAGGAGCAATCATTTGAGGAAGAGTCCTTTAGTGACGGTTTGCTTGAATACCCTCAATATACAAGACCTGCTGTATTTAGAGACAGGAAAGTACCAGATATTCTTCTATCAGGAAATCATCAGAAGATTGCAGCATACCGCAAGGAACAAGCGATAATCAATACATTTCATAAGAGGCCTGATTTACTAGAACTTGCTGATATTAATAAAAGTGAAAGACATTTCATCGATGACTATATAAAAAAACATTGCAAAAAAGGCCAAGATGTGCTATAA
- the rplS gene encoding 50S ribosomal protein L19: MNPIIKAIENEQLKPEVASFNVGDTVRVYAKIKEGQRERIQMFEGIVLKRQHGGVRETFTVRRMSYGVGVEKTWVLHSPNIEKIEVIRFGKVRRAKLNYLRDRVGKNAKVKELIR, translated from the coding sequence ATGAATCCAATTATTAAAGCAATTGAAAATGAACAACTTAAACCAGAGGTAGCTTCTTTTAATGTAGGAGATACAGTTCGTGTTTATGCAAAAATCAAAGAGGGTCAAAGAGAACGTATTCAAATGTTTGAAGGTATTGTCTTAAAAAGACAACATGGTGGTGTTCGTGAAACATTTACTGTAAGAAGAATGTCTTATGGTGTAGGTGTGGAAAAAACATGGGTACTTCACTCACCTAATATTGAAAAAATTGAAGTAATACGTTTCGGTAAAGTAAGACGTGCTAAATTAAATTACCTACGTGATCGTGTTGGTAAAAATGCTAAAGTTAAAGAATTAATTAGATAA
- the ylqF gene encoding ribosome biogenesis GTPase YlqF → MNIQWYPGHMTKTKRLIEENIKLVDVVVELLDARAPYSTKNPDIDKLAQNKHKVIVLNKSDLADENITKKWIEWYSTQRVQVVPIIATSGKGIKEVTQAAENMLREKMERDLARGRIYRPIRAMIVGIPNVGKSTFINSLVGKGTTKTGDKPGVTRGKQWVKIKKGFELLDMPGILWPKFENQEVAKRLAYIGSINDNILDHREIAIHLLDLGIRTFKHKIEERYKISVPEDGYETFKMIAVKRGLLISGGAIDELRTAQILLDEFRSGKWGRITVETPLDIQ, encoded by the coding sequence ATGAATATACAGTGGTATCCAGGTCATATGACTAAGACAAAACGATTGATAGAAGAAAACATTAAGTTAGTAGATGTTGTAGTTGAGCTATTAGATGCGAGAGCACCTTATAGCACAAAAAATCCAGATATAGATAAGCTTGCACAAAACAAACATAAAGTTATTGTTTTAAATAAGTCAGATTTAGCAGATGAAAATATAACTAAAAAATGGATTGAGTGGTATAGTACGCAACGTGTACAAGTTGTTCCGATTATAGCAACGAGCGGAAAAGGCATTAAAGAAGTTACTCAAGCAGCCGAAAATATGCTGCGTGAAAAAATGGAAAGAGATTTAGCAAGAGGGAGAATATATAGGCCTATCCGAGCGATGATCGTTGGTATTCCAAATGTGGGTAAGTCTACATTTATTAATTCACTGGTAGGCAAAGGAACTACAAAGACTGGAGATAAACCAGGGGTAACCAGAGGCAAACAATGGGTTAAAATCAAGAAAGGATTTGAACTATTAGACATGCCTGGTATATTATGGCCTAAATTTGAGAATCAAGAAGTTGCTAAAAGACTAGCTTATATAGGATCAATTAATGACAATATTTTAGATCATAGGGAGATTGCAATTCATCTTTTAGATTTAGGCATACGTACGTTTAAGCATAAAATTGAGGAGAGATATAAAATTAGTGTTCCTGAAGATGGCTATGAGACTTTTAAAATGATCGCAGTGAAAAGAGGACTTCTTATATCTGGAGGAGCAATTGATGAGTTAAGGACAGCCCAGATACTTCTAGACGAATTTAGATCAGGTAAATGGGGGCGTATTACAGTAGAAACGCCTTTGGATATTCAATAA